Genomic segment of Pseudoalteromonas sp. NC201:
TCTAAATTTAATTATCATAATCAAAAACAACAATTGATGCTTTTTCAGATTTCATATGAATAAAATTAATTTGTAATTTTTTGCAAAATTTTTACAGAAGTAGTGACAACGCTGTCATTTTTAGTGTTATAGTGGATTTGTGAATTTTTGAACAATTCACCGTAGGTATTTAGACGTCTAGACATTGATAATAACTAAATAGAATCGTAATATTGAGTAATGCTGAGATTTGCTCACTTCAAATATGAGAATTGTTGATAATGATTGATATAAAGCACCTAAAGACTATCTCCACCTTGAAAGAAACTGGTTCTCTTGTGAATACAGCACGAGAGCTATTCCTGACTCAATCCGCTTTATCTCATCAGATCAAAGATCTAGAGAACAAACTCGACTGCCAACTATTCGAGCGCAAGACCCAACCGGTACGCTTTACCCCTCAAGGCATGTTGCTATTAGAGCTCGCCAATGATGTATTGCCTAAAGTTGAAGCAACAAAGTGTCGTTTGAAGGAAAGCCTTAACCAGCCCATCTCACAACTCAGATTAAGCGTGGAATGTCATGCTTGTTTTCACTGGTTGCTGCCAACGATTAAAGAATTCAATACCTTTTGGCCTGACATTAAAGTCGATTACGAACGAGGCTTTAGCTATGATGCGATTCCTGACCTTATTGAAGATGAGCTGGACTTAGTGCTTACTTCGGACATTCGAGAACCAGAACAGCTCGAATACGCGCATCTTTTTGACTTTAAATTAAAGTTAATCGTTGCACCAGATCACGAATTGGCCAAGAAGGCCTATGTCACAGCACTCGACCTAAAAGATGAAACCATCATTTCTTACCCTATTCCTCGCGAGCGTCAGGACATATTTAAGCACTTTATTCAAAATGCACGCTTTGATGGTACGCTAAAAACCGTCGATCAAGGTTTATTAATCTTCCAACTTGTGAGTGCAGGTATGGGGGTTGCGGCATTACCAGACTGGTTGGTCACACCGTATGAAAGCCAAGGGCTGATTAAATCGATTCCTCTAGGCGCTCTTGGGCTAAATCGTCCAATGTATTTAGCAATGAAGAAAAGCATGAAAGATAACCCTGTTTATCGCCATTTCCTCAATACTTGCCGTAAAACCACGGCAAGATAGTTGACTGGGCTCTTTTTGAGCCCTAATTGTTATACATTTCTACAGCTCCCATCT
This window contains:
- a CDS encoding LysR substrate-binding domain-containing protein yields the protein MIDIKHLKTISTLKETGSLVNTARELFLTQSALSHQIKDLENKLDCQLFERKTQPVRFTPQGMLLLELANDVLPKVEATKCRLKESLNQPISQLRLSVECHACFHWLLPTIKEFNTFWPDIKVDYERGFSYDAIPDLIEDELDLVLTSDIREPEQLEYAHLFDFKLKLIVAPDHELAKKAYVTALDLKDETIISYPIPRERQDIFKHFIQNARFDGTLKTVDQGLLIFQLVSAGMGVAALPDWLVTPYESQGLIKSIPLGALGLNRPMYLAMKKSMKDNPVYRHFLNTCRKTTAR